Proteins found in one Allorhizobium pseudoryzae genomic segment:
- a CDS encoding DegQ family serine endoprotease produces the protein MPSLHKSVTACLLFLTIVLPLPALAQDKAVPASRTEMQLSFAPLVKQTAGAVVNVYAERVVQRTSPFAGDPFFEQFFGQRMPNRSEKQSSLGSGVIVSHNGLVVTNNHVIQGADDIKIALADGREFPCEVLLKDDSVDLAVLKIKAQEDFPVLAIGNSDAVEVGDLVLAIGNPFGVGQTVTSGIVSALARTQVTDGDVGFFIQTDASINPGNSGGALMNMKGELIGINTAIFSRGGGSNGIGFAIPANLVKVFLKAAEQGKKSFERPYVGATFQAVTSDVAEALGLKAARGALVVAVTRGSPADKAGLKPGEVVLAVNAIPVEHPDALSYRLTTVGLGGTAALTVAEGRQERQLELALGAAPETVPRDERLIDGRNPFAGTKVANLSPRIATELHLPSDKTGVVITDVVRGSPAARLGFQPGDIMVAINGAPVPSSKAMEALVADNPGFWRVEIERGGQRIRQFFR, from the coding sequence ATGCCGAGCCTGCACAAGAGCGTCACCGCCTGTCTGTTGTTTCTGACGATCGTGCTGCCGCTGCCGGCGCTCGCCCAGGACAAGGCCGTCCCGGCCAGCCGGACCGAGATGCAGCTTTCCTTTGCGCCGCTGGTCAAGCAGACCGCGGGTGCTGTCGTGAATGTCTATGCCGAGCGCGTGGTGCAGCGGACCAGTCCCTTTGCCGGCGATCCCTTCTTTGAGCAGTTCTTTGGCCAGCGCATGCCGAACCGCTCGGAAAAGCAGTCGTCGCTGGGCTCCGGCGTCATCGTCTCCCACAACGGGCTGGTGGTGACCAACAACCACGTGATCCAGGGCGCCGACGACATCAAGATTGCGCTCGCCGATGGCCGTGAATTTCCCTGCGAGGTGCTGCTGAAGGATGACAGCGTCGATCTGGCCGTCCTGAAGATCAAGGCGCAGGAGGATTTTCCGGTGCTGGCGATCGGCAATTCCGACGCCGTCGAGGTGGGGGATCTGGTGCTCGCCATCGGCAACCCCTTCGGTGTCGGCCAGACGGTGACGAGCGGCATCGTATCGGCGCTGGCCCGCACGCAGGTGACCGATGGCGATGTCGGTTTCTTCATCCAGACGGATGCCTCGATCAACCCTGGCAATTCCGGCGGTGCGCTGATGAACATGAAGGGCGAACTGATCGGCATCAACACGGCGATCTTTTCGCGCGGCGGCGGTTCGAACGGCATCGGCTTCGCCATCCCGGCCAATCTGGTCAAGGTGTTCCTGAAGGCAGCGGAACAGGGCAAGAAGAGCTTTGAGCGGCCCTATGTGGGCGCGACCTTCCAGGCGGTCACCTCGGATGTCGCTGAGGCGCTGGGTCTGAAGGCGGCGCGCGGTGCGCTCGTGGTGGCGGTCACGCGTGGCAGCCCGGCCGACAAGGCCGGCCTGAAGCCGGGTGAGGTGGTTCTGGCGGTCAACGCCATCCCGGTCGAACATCCGGACGCATTGTCCTACCGCCTGACGACGGTCGGACTTGGCGGAACGGCGGCGCTGACGGTGGCCGAAGGGCGCCAGGAGCGGCAACTGGAGCTGGCGCTGGGCGCCGCACCGGAGACCGTTCCGCGTGACGAACGGCTGATCGATGGCCGCAACCCGTTTGCCGGAACCAAGGTTGCCAACCTCTCGCCGCGCATCGCCACCGAACTGCATCTGCCCTCCGACAAGACGGGCGTCGTGATCACCGACGTGGTGCGCGGCTCGCCCGCCGCACGGCTTGGCTTCCAGCCGGGTGATATCATGGTGGCGATCAATGGTGCTCCCGTCCCCTCCAGCAAGGCGATGGAAGCGCTGGTGGCGGATAATCCAGGCTTCTGGCGGGTCGAGATCGAGCGGGGCGGTCAGCGCATCCGCCAGTTCTTCCGATGA
- a CDS encoding lysozyme inhibitor LprI family protein, with product MNSITVRATALSLLVAAAAPLSAPVSTAQAASFDCDGTDLAADEKVICEDRSLNDLDVKMATTFELLTGLMPMGNRDILRDDQSAWLKKRQACGADADCLRQAYTVRMEQLQEAYKGLIKPL from the coding sequence ATGAATTCCATCACCGTCCGGGCAACCGCGCTCAGCCTTCTGGTGGCGGCTGCGGCGCCCCTCTCTGCACCGGTCTCAACGGCCCAGGCCGCGAGTTTCGACTGCGATGGCACGGATCTCGCCGCCGATGAAAAGGTGATCTGCGAGGATCGCAGCCTGAATGACCTGGATGTCAAAATGGCAACGACCTTCGAGCTTCTGACCGGCCTGATGCCGATGGGCAACCGCGACATCCTGCGCGACGACCAGTCTGCCTGGCTGAAGAAACGCCAGGCCTGCGGCGCAGATGCCGACTGCCTGAGGCAGGCCTATACCGTGCGCATGGAACAGCTGCAGGAGGCCTACAAGGGTCTGATCAAGCCGCTTTGA
- the ilvD gene encoding dihydroxy-acid dehydratase, whose translation MPAYRSRTTTHGRNMAGARGLWRATGMKDSDFGKPIIAVVNSFTQFVPGHVHLKDLGQLVAREIEAAGGVAKEFNTIAVDDGIAMGHDGMLYSLPSREIIADSVEYMVNAHCADAMVCISNCDKITPGMLNAAMRLNIPAVFVSGGPMEAGKVVLHGKTVALDLVDAMVAAADDKVTDEDVQVIERSACPTCGSCSGMFTANSMNCLTEALGLSLPGNGSTLATHSDRKRLFVEAGHLIVDLARRYYEQDDDGVLPRNIATKQAFENAMALDIAMGGSTNTVLHILAAAYEGGVDFTMDDIDRLSRRVPCLSKVAPAKQDVHMEDVHRAGGIMRILGELERGGLLNTDCKTVHEATLGDAINRWDITRTNSESVRTFFKAAPGGVPTQVAFSQSSRWDDLDTDSEKGVIRSVEKPFSKDGGLAVLYGNIALDGCIVKTAGVDESILKFTGPAKVYESQDAAVKAILSNEVVAGDVVVIRYEGPKGGPGMQEMLYPTSYLKSKGLGKACALITDGRFSGGTSGLSIGHASPEAANGGAIGLVENGDLIEIDIPNRTINLKITDSELAARRAEQDKLGWKPAAPRRRNVTTALKAYAAFASSADKGAVRILPE comes from the coding sequence ATGCCTGCTTACCGTTCCAGAACGACCACCCACGGCCGCAACATGGCCGGTGCACGCGGTCTCTGGCGTGCCACCGGCATGAAGGACAGCGACTTCGGCAAGCCGATCATTGCGGTCGTCAATTCCTTCACGCAGTTCGTGCCGGGCCATGTGCACCTGAAGGATCTCGGCCAGCTGGTGGCACGCGAAATCGAAGCCGCCGGCGGCGTCGCCAAGGAATTCAACACGATCGCCGTGGATGACGGCATCGCCATGGGCCATGACGGCATGCTCTATTCGCTGCCCTCGCGCGAAATCATCGCCGATTCCGTCGAATACATGGTCAACGCCCATTGCGCCGATGCGATGGTGTGCATCTCCAACTGCGACAAGATCACGCCCGGCATGCTGAATGCCGCCATGCGCCTCAACATTCCGGCAGTCTTCGTGTCCGGCGGCCCGATGGAAGCCGGCAAGGTGGTTCTGCACGGCAAGACGGTGGCGCTCGATCTCGTCGACGCCATGGTGGCGGCTGCCGACGACAAGGTGACAGACGAGGACGTCCAGGTGATCGAACGCTCGGCCTGTCCGACCTGCGGTTCCTGCTCCGGCATGTTCACCGCCAATTCGATGAACTGTCTGACGGAAGCCCTCGGGCTTTCTTTGCCCGGCAACGGCTCGACGCTTGCCACCCATTCCGACCGCAAGCGTCTTTTCGTCGAGGCCGGCCATCTGATCGTCGATCTTGCCCGCCGCTATTACGAGCAGGATGACGACGGCGTTCTGCCGCGCAACATCGCTACCAAACAGGCATTCGAAAATGCCATGGCGCTCGATATCGCCATGGGCGGTTCCACCAATACCGTGCTGCACATCCTGGCAGCGGCCTATGAAGGCGGTGTCGATTTCACCATGGACGACATCGACCGGCTGTCGCGCCGTGTGCCGTGCCTGTCGAAGGTGGCACCCGCCAAGCAGGACGTGCACATGGAAGACGTGCACCGCGCCGGCGGCATCATGCGCATCCTGGGCGAGCTGGAGCGCGGTGGCCTGCTCAACACAGACTGCAAGACCGTGCATGAGGCAACGCTCGGCGACGCGATCAACCGCTGGGACATCACCCGCACCAATTCCGAAAGTGTCCGCACCTTTTTCAAGGCAGCCCCCGGCGGCGTGCCGACGCAGGTCGCCTTCTCGCAGTCCTCGCGTTGGGATGATCTCGATACGGACAGCGAAAAGGGGGTTATTCGCTCGGTCGAAAAGCCCTTCTCCAAGGATGGCGGTCTGGCCGTGCTCTACGGCAACATCGCGCTCGATGGCTGCATCGTGAAGACGGCGGGCGTGGATGAATCGATCCTGAAGTTCACCGGCCCGGCCAAGGTCTATGAGAGCCAGGATGCCGCCGTGAAGGCGATTCTGAGCAATGAAGTGGTGGCCGGCGACGTCGTCGTCATCCGCTACGAAGGCCCGAAGGGTGGCCCAGGTATGCAGGAAATGCTCTATCCGACGAGCTACCTGAAGTCGAAGGGTCTGGGCAAGGCCTGCGCACTCATCACCGACGGCCGTTTCTCCGGCGGCACCTCGGGTCTCTCCATCGGCCATGCTTCGCCGGAGGCGGCGAATGGCGGCGCGATCGGACTGGTCGAGAACGGCGACCTGATCGAGATCGACATTCCGAACCGGACGATCAACCTGAAGATCACCGATTCCGAACTGGCAGCCCGTCGCGCCGAACAGGACAAGCTCGGCTGGAAGCCGGCGGCTCCCCGCAGGCGCAATGTCACGACCGCTCTGAAAGCCTATGCGGCCTTTGCCTCCAGCGCCGACAAGGGCGCCGTGCGCATCCTGCCGGAATAA
- the msrP gene encoding protein-methionine-sulfoxide reductase catalytic subunit MsrP: MSLYRPPRIAASEITPQSLYLSRRHFLGAGAAGLALAGAGGALAAPLKASPSTYKVEDKPTSKQDVTTYNNFYEFGTGKADPARYSGDFKPTPWTVEIGGMVAKPQTIDMETILKEIPMEERVYRMRCVEAWSMVIPWIGFPLSALLDRVEPLGSAKYVAFETVVRPKEMPGQSGFFQPLDWPYVEGLRLDEARHPLTILATGLYGETLPNQNGAPLRLVVPWKYGFKGIKSIVKITLTDKEPPTTWNKMASQEYGFYANVNPAVDHPRWSQATERRIGEANGLFGGARLNTLPFNGYADEVAGLYAGMDLKKFY; this comes from the coding sequence ATGTCGCTTTATCGCCCGCCCCGCATCGCCGCATCCGAAATCACCCCGCAAAGCCTCTATCTCTCTCGACGCCACTTCCTCGGCGCCGGCGCCGCAGGCCTTGCGCTTGCCGGTGCCGGCGGCGCTCTTGCGGCTCCGCTGAAGGCCAGCCCCAGCACCTACAAGGTGGAGGACAAACCGACCTCCAAACAGGACGTGACGACCTACAACAACTTCTATGAGTTCGGCACGGGCAAGGCCGATCCGGCCCGTTATTCCGGCGATTTCAAGCCGACCCCCTGGACAGTCGAGATCGGCGGCATGGTCGCCAAACCGCAGACCATCGACATGGAGACCATCCTGAAGGAAATCCCGATGGAGGAACGCGTCTATCGCATGCGCTGCGTCGAAGCCTGGTCCATGGTCATCCCGTGGATCGGTTTCCCGCTCTCCGCCCTGCTTGATCGCGTCGAGCCCCTGGGCAGCGCCAAATATGTGGCTTTCGAAACCGTCGTGCGGCCGAAGGAGATGCCGGGCCAATCCGGCTTCTTCCAACCTCTCGATTGGCCCTATGTCGAAGGGCTCAGGCTTGACGAGGCGCGCCATCCGCTGACGATCCTGGCCACCGGCCTTTACGGCGAAACGCTGCCGAACCAGAACGGCGCACCGCTTCGGCTCGTGGTGCCGTGGAAATACGGCTTCAAGGGCATCAAATCGATCGTCAAGATCACGCTGACCGACAAGGAGCCGCCGACCACCTGGAACAAGATGGCATCGCAGGAATACGGCTTCTATGCCAACGTCAACCCGGCCGTCGATCACCCGCGCTGGAGCCAGGCGACGGAACGGCGCATCGGCGAGGCGAACGGCCTGTTCGGGGGCGCGCGGTTGAATACCCTGCCCTTCAACGGTTATGCGGATGAGGTCGCCGGCCTCTATGCCGGCATGGACCTGAAGAAGTTCTACTGA
- the msrQ gene encoding protein-methionine-sulfoxide reductase heme-binding subunit MsrQ, with protein sequence MASFSIPPRFRAHSVWALYVIGLLPGLYAFYLGLNGGLGADPVREFEHRLGFWALRFLCLGLTVTPLRDLFGVNLIAYRRALGLLAFYYVLAHFTVYLTLDRGLILSSILGDILKRPYIMLGMAGLLMLIPLAVTSNRWSIRRLGSRWNQLHKLAYPILLAGLLHYILSIKSITLEPVIYIVIVVVLLGYRLVRPRVMDWKRGRRAAALR encoded by the coding sequence ATGGCGTCTTTCTCCATACCGCCACGCTTTCGGGCCCACTCCGTCTGGGCGCTTTACGTCATCGGCCTCCTTCCCGGCCTCTATGCCTTCTATCTCGGCCTCAATGGCGGGCTGGGGGCCGATCCGGTGCGCGAATTCGAGCACCGGCTGGGTTTCTGGGCGCTGCGCTTTCTTTGTCTCGGGCTGACGGTCACACCGCTGCGCGACCTCTTCGGCGTCAACCTGATTGCCTATCGCCGGGCCCTCGGGCTCCTCGCCTTCTATTACGTGCTGGCGCATTTCACCGTCTACCTGACGCTCGACCGTGGCCTGATCCTCTCGTCGATCCTCGGAGACATCCTGAAGCGTCCCTATATCATGCTGGGCATGGCCGGGCTGCTGATGCTGATTCCCTTGGCGGTCACCTCCAACCGCTGGTCGATCCGCAGGCTCGGATCGCGCTGGAACCAGTTGCACAAGCTCGCCTATCCGATCCTGCTGGCCGGGCTTCTGCACTATATCCTGTCGATCAAGTCGATCACGCTGGAGCCGGTCATCTATATCGTCATTGTCGTGGTTCTGCTGGGGTACCGGCTTGTGCGGCCCCGCGTCATGGACTGGAAACGCGGACGGCGGGCGGCTGCCTTGCGATAA
- a CDS encoding YciI family protein: protein MRVMVMVKATEDSEAGIMPEPELFEAMGKFNEELVEAGIMLSGDGLKPSRLAKRIAFDGADRRVIDGPFTETGELVAGFWIWEVKDMDEAVAWVKRCPNPMPGPSEIEIRPFYEMEDFADVASPEGQASHDRAAEGLAARQS, encoded by the coding sequence ATGCGGGTCATGGTCATGGTGAAGGCAACCGAGGACAGCGAGGCCGGCATCATGCCGGAGCCAGAACTGTTCGAGGCGATGGGCAAGTTCAACGAGGAACTGGTAGAGGCGGGCATCATGCTGTCCGGCGACGGTCTGAAGCCGTCCAGGCTCGCCAAACGGATTGCCTTCGACGGTGCCGACCGGCGGGTGATCGACGGACCGTTCACAGAAACGGGCGAACTGGTCGCCGGCTTCTGGATCTGGGAGGTGAAGGACATGGACGAGGCGGTCGCCTGGGTGAAACGCTGCCCCAATCCCATGCCCGGACCGAGCGAAATCGAGATCCGACCTTTCTACGAGATGGAGGATTTTGCCGACGTGGCCTCACCCGAGGGGCAGGCCAGCCATGACCGTGCCGCCGAGGGGCTCGCCGCACGGCAAAGCTGA
- the rplQ gene encoding 50S ribosomal protein L17, whose protein sequence is MRHQNSGRKLNRTASHRKAMFANMAASLITHEQIVTTLPKAKEIRPIVEKLVTLGKRGDLHARRQAISQIKDVDAVRKLFDAIATRYASRNGGYLRIMKAGFRQGDNAPLAVIEFVERDVNAKGAADKARVAAEAEAAEAA, encoded by the coding sequence ATGCGTCACCAGAACTCCGGCCGCAAGCTCAACCGCACCGCCAGCCACCGCAAGGCAATGTTTGCCAACATGGCTGCTTCGCTCATCACCCATGAGCAGATCGTCACCACGCTCCCGAAGGCGAAGGAAATTCGCCCGATCGTCGAGAAGCTGGTCACCCTCGGCAAGCGCGGCGACCTGCACGCTCGTCGTCAGGCCATTTCGCAGATCAAGGACGTCGATGCCGTTCGCAAGCTGTTCGACGCGATTGCGACGCGTTACGCCAGCCGCAACGGCGGTTACCTGCGCATCATGAAGGCCGGCTTCCGCCAGGGCGACAATGCCCCGCTCGCCGTCATCGAATTCGTTGAGCGCGACGTGAACGCCAAGGGCGCAGCCGACAAGGCCCGCGTTGCCGCTGAAGCAGAAGCTGCCGAAGCCGCATAA
- a CDS encoding DNA-directed RNA polymerase subunit alpha: protein MIQKNWQELIKPNKVEFTSSGRTKATLVAEPLERGFGLTLGNALRRVLLSSLRGAAVTAVQIDGVLHEFSSIPGVREDVTDIVLNIKEIAIKMDGDDAKRMVVRKQGPGVVTAGDIQTVGDIEILNPDHVICTLDDGAEIRMEFTVNNGKGYVPAERNRAEDAPIGLIPVDSLYSPVKKVSYKVENTREGQVLDYDKLTMTIETDGSVTGEDAVAFAARILQDQLSVFVNFDEPQKEAEEEAVTELAFNPALLKKVDELELSVRSANCLKNDNIVYIGDLIQKTEAEMLRTPNFGRKSLNEIKEVLASMGLHLGMEVPAWPPENIEDLAKRYEDQY, encoded by the coding sequence ATGATCCAGAAGAACTGGCAGGAACTGATCAAGCCGAACAAGGTGGAGTTCACCTCGTCCGGCCGCACGAAAGCCACGCTCGTCGCAGAACCGCTGGAACGCGGCTTCGGTCTGACGCTCGGCAACGCCCTTCGTCGCGTTCTCTTGTCGTCGCTGCGCGGCGCGGCTGTGACCGCCGTTCAGATCGACGGCGTCCTGCACGAATTCTCCTCCATCCCCGGCGTACGCGAGGATGTGACGGACATCGTGCTGAACATCAAGGAAATCGCCATCAAGATGGATGGCGACGATGCCAAGCGCATGGTCGTGCGCAAGCAGGGTCCGGGTGTCGTGACCGCTGGTGACATCCAGACGGTTGGCGACATCGAAATCCTGAACCCCGACCATGTCATCTGCACCCTCGACGATGGTGCGGAAATCCGCATGGAATTCACGGTCAACAACGGCAAGGGTTACGTCCCGGCCGAGCGTAACCGTGCAGAGGATGCCCCGATCGGTCTCATTCCGGTCGACAGCCTCTACTCCCCGGTCAAGAAGGTGTCCTACAAGGTGGAAAACACCCGTGAAGGCCAGGTTCTCGACTATGACAAGCTGACCATGACCATTGAAACCGATGGCTCGGTCACGGGTGAAGACGCCGTGGCGTTTGCTGCTCGTATCCTTCAGGACCAGCTGTCGGTCTTCGTCAACTTCGACGAGCCGCAGAAGGAAGCCGAAGAAGAGGCCGTTACCGAACTGGCCTTCAACCCGGCGCTCCTCAAGAAGGTGGACGAACTGGAACTCTCTGTCCGTTCGGCCAACTGCCTGAAGAACGACAACATTGTCTACATCGGCGACCTCATCCAGAAGACCGAGGCGGAAATGCTTCGCACGCCGAACTTCGGTCGCAAGTCGCTGAACGAGATCAAGGAAGTTCTCGCTTCCATGGGCCTGCATCTGGGCATGGAAGTTCCGGCCTGGCCGCCGGAGAACATCGAAGACCTCGCCAAGCGCTACGAAGACCAGTACTAA
- the rpsK gene encoding 30S ribosomal protein S11 — translation MAKEATRVRRRERKNISSGVAHVNSTFNNTMITITDAQGNAIAWSSAGAKGFKGSRKSTPFAAQIAAEDCAKKAQEHGMKSLEVEVCGPGSGRESALRALQAAGFMITSIRDVTPIPHNGCRPRKKRRV, via the coding sequence ATGGCCAAGGAAGCCACACGCGTCCGCCGTCGCGAACGCAAGAACATCTCGTCGGGCGTTGCCCACGTCAACTCGACGTTCAACAACACCATGATCACCATCACCGACGCACAGGGCAATGCGATTGCCTGGTCGTCTGCTGGTGCCAAGGGTTTCAAGGGCTCGCGTAAGTCGACCCCGTTCGCTGCCCAGATCGCTGCCGAAGACTGCGCCAAGAAGGCTCAGGAGCATGGCATGAAGTCTCTCGAAGTCGAAGTTTGCGGTCCGGGTTCCGGTCGCGAATCGGCTCTGCGCGCCCTCCAGGCTGCCGGCTTCATGATCACCTCCATCCGCGACGTCACGCCGATCCCGCACAACGGTTGCCGTCCGCGCAAGAAGCGCCGCGTCTGA
- the rpsM gene encoding 30S ribosomal protein S13, translated as MARIAGVNIPTAKRVVIALTYIHGIGPKFAQEIVEKVGIPADRRVHQLTDAEVLQIRETIDRDYQVEGDLRRETAMNIKRLMDLGCYRGLRHRRGLPVRGQRTHTNARTRKGPAKAIAGKKK; from the coding sequence GTGGCACGTATCGCTGGCGTCAACATCCCGACTGCGAAGCGCGTTGTTATCGCGCTGACCTACATTCACGGGATCGGCCCGAAGTTTGCACAGGAAATCGTCGAGAAGGTCGGTATTCCGGCTGATCGTCGCGTTCATCAGCTGACGGACGCGGAAGTCCTTCAGATCCGCGAAACCATCGACCGCGATTACCAGGTCGAAGGTGACCTGCGTCGCGAAACCGCGATGAACATCAAGCGTCTGATGGACCTCGGCTGCTACCGCGGCCTGCGTCATCGCCGCGGCCTGCCGGTTCGCGGTCAGCGCACGCACACCAACGCCCGCACCCGCAAGGGTCCGGCGAAGGCGATTGCCGGTAAGAAGAAGTAA